In Rhodococcus pseudokoreensis, the DNA window ATCCTTCGAAGGATGTGGTCTCCGGTCGGGCACCCCGGACGCAGAAGGTCGGGTGCCACGCAGGAGCGAGAAAGGAAGAACGGAACGATGTTTCGGCAGACGTCAGGCCGGAGACGTCAGATGCGACCCGGTCGCGTGCGGCGACAACAGGACCCGGAGCGACACGAGGTGGTACGCACGCTGTCCGCCGTGGTGATGTTCACACCAATATCCTTGCGATCCAGCGCAATCCCCGTCAACATTGCTTCCCACCGAATTAACTCCGGCCCTGTGATACACGTCACGAGATTCCGGCCAACGGCCGCACGAAGCTGGTGAGCGGCGCCCGGTAGAGCTCCGCGAGGATCACGGAACCGGCGGACACCGGCAGTGCCCGTCCCGGAAAGCTGGTGGACAGCACGGACCACGACGGATCGTCGCACGTCGCCGACGACTCCGCGACCGCCCGCCTGACCGTGTCGAGACAGCCGGGAATCCCGCTCACGCTCTGGTCGCAGACGATGAGGACCTCCGGATTGAACAGATCGAGCAGTCGCGCCGCCACCACCCCGACGCCGTGCGCCCGTTCCGTGAACAGGGCCAGCGCCTCCGGGTGCCTGCGACGGCCCGCGTCGAGAAGGTCGCGGAAGATCGGCCGCTCGATGATGCCCAGTTCCATCGCCCTGCGTACCAGCACCCGATCCGACAGGGTGGCCTGCACACATCCGGTGCGTCCGCAGGTGCACTCCTCGACACTGTTCTCGACGGGCACGTGCGCCACCGCGCCCGCCGCCGCGCGAGGACCGTGGTGGACCACGCCGCCGGTCGCGAACGCGGCGTCCACCACGTTCCCGACGAAGAGTTGCACCACGCTCTCGCGCGCCCTCGGTTCCCCGAACAGCACCTCCGCGTCGATGAGAGCACGCGCGTGCGAATCCATCCGGACGTCCAGGCCCGTGCGCTGCTCGAGATCCGCGCGGACCGGGTACCCGTTCCAGCCCGGGATCGGATGCTCGCGCACCACACCCGATTCGGAGTCGATCCAGCCGCCCGCCGCGAAGCCGACGCCGATCGGAACCGACGGCTCACCATGCTGGACGGCCAGCGCCTCCAGGGTCGTCACGGCGTTCCGGAGGATCTCGGCCGGTCCCAGCCCGTAGTGCGGATCCCGGGACCGCGCCAGCACCCGCCCGCGCAGGTCGAGCAACGCGGTGGTCACGTGCGTGATCGCCAGATGGATGCCGTAGACGACGTACCGGCTGTCGTCGACGTCCACCGGCACGTGGGGCCGTCCCAGCCCGGTGGGACCCGCGATCTCCGGCAGTTCCCGCAGCAGGCCGTGGTCGACGAGCTGCGCGCTGGCCGTGGTCACCGTCGCGGGCGAGAGCCCGGTGACGCGGGCGATGGTGCTGCGCGCGATCGGCCCGCTGTCGAGGACCGTACGCAGCACCGTGCCCGCGCTGGCGCCGGAACGTCCGGCGCCGCGCCGGGTGACGGGCTGGGTTCGCGCCATCGTTCCCCCCTTCGCCGCGCGCAGTGATGTGGCCTGACCTCGAACGCTAACGAAGGGGAACGTGCAGTTCAACGGACTCGATTCCCGTGAATTTAACTCCCCGTGAGTACTTGTTAACCGCCGGCGGTTAACAAGTACTCACGGGGCGTCAGCCACCCAGATTGACCTCGATGCAGTACGTGCGCTGGGGTTCGGAGAAGGCGATGGGGAATGCGGTGTCGAACTCGTTGCACAGGGTCTCGTCGTCCTGGCCGTCCGCGCGTCTCACGACCTTGACGGTCTGCATGTCGGAGCAGTCGGACGGCACGATCCGGCCGTCGTCCTCGAGCAGGTAGCAGGAGTCCTCGATCATGTTCGGGACGAGGCACAGCGTGGTCTGCACGTCCTTGTCCTCGCCGACGAGCGTGTAGGAGAAGTAGTCCTCGCCGCACTGGACGTCGCCGTCGTTCTTCTGCGCCACCTCGTACGTGGCCTCGCTGTCGGAGCAGTCCCGCTTCTCGTGCGAGGTGTCGGCGGCGGTGGTCGACGCGGACTCGAAGAACAGGCAGTCGCCGACGTCGAGGGCGTTCTCGTCGGCGCTCTTGACCGCGTACACGCCGAACGCGGCGACGGCGGCGAGGATCACGACGGCGAGGACGCCGAGAGTGATGAACAACCCTTTCCGCGACTTCTTCGGCTGCGGTGGGTACTGACCCGGCGGGTACTGGCCGGGCTGCTGCCCGTACTGGCCCGGCGGATACTGGCCGGGCTGCTGGGCGTACTGACCCTGCTGGTACGGCTGCTGCGGGTACTGACCTTGCTGGTAGGGCTGCTGCGGCCCACCTTGGGGGTACGGTTGCTGCGGGTTGTTCGGCGGCTCGCCGGGGACGCTCGGATCGGGGCGGTTCGGGTCGTCGGGGGGCTGGGTCATCGCGAGCCTCGTCTCTGGGTCGATCCATCCGGCTGCCCCTCAATTTAGGCCCCGACCGCCCCGGATGTGCAGGTATCGGCCCTGCCGGGGGCCGCGACGTGGCGCGCCGCCGCCCGGATCAGGACAATGGACAGGCTGGCTACATCCGGCACCGCATTTTCGAGGAGGCTTCCGTGACCGACGGACCGTTGATCGTCCAATCCGACAAGACCCTGCTGTTGGAGGTCGATCACGAACGAGCGAACGACGCCCGCCAGGCGATCGCCCCGTTCGCGGAACTCGAGCGCGCGCCCGAACACGTCCACACCTACCGCATCACCCCGCTGGCGCTGTGGAACGCGCGCGCCGCCGGGCACGACGCCGAGCAGGTGGTCGATGCGCTCGTCAACTTCTCCCGGTACGCGGTGCCGCAGCCGCTGCTGGTCGACATCGTCGACACGATGGCCCGGTACGGGCGCCTGCAGCTGGTGAAGAATCCCGCCCACGGTCTGACGCTGGTCAGCCTCGACCGCGCGGTCCTCACCGAGGTGACCCGGCACAAGAAGATCGCCCCGATGCTCGGCG includes these proteins:
- a CDS encoding ROK family transcriptional regulator; the encoded protein is MARTQPVTRRGAGRSGASAGTVLRTVLDSGPIARSTIARVTGLSPATVTTASAQLVDHGLLRELPEIAGPTGLGRPHVPVDVDDSRYVVYGIHLAITHVTTALLDLRGRVLARSRDPHYGLGPAEILRNAVTTLEALAVQHGEPSVPIGVGFAAGGWIDSESGVVREHPIPGWNGYPVRADLEQRTGLDVRMDSHARALIDAEVLFGEPRARESVVQLFVGNVVDAAFATGGVVHHGPRAAAGAVAHVPVENSVEECTCGRTGCVQATLSDRVLVRRAMELGIIERPIFRDLLDAGRRRHPEALALFTERAHGVGVVAARLLDLFNPEVLIVCDQSVSGIPGCLDTVRRAVAESSATCDDPSWSVLSTSFPGRALPVSAGSVILAELYRAPLTSFVRPLAGIS
- a CDS encoding LppU/SCO3897 family protein, whose protein sequence is MTQPPDDPNRPDPSVPGEPPNNPQQPYPQGGPQQPYQQGQYPQQPYQQGQYAQQPGQYPPGQYGQQPGQYPPGQYPPQPKKSRKGLFITLGVLAVVILAAVAAFGVYAVKSADENALDVGDCLFFESASTTAADTSHEKRDCSDSEATYEVAQKNDGDVQCGEDYFSYTLVGEDKDVQTTLCLVPNMIEDSCYLLEDDGRIVPSDCSDMQTVKVVRRADGQDDETLCNEFDTAFPIAFSEPQRTYCIEVNLGG